A single region of the Nicotiana sylvestris chromosome 6, ASM39365v2, whole genome shotgun sequence genome encodes:
- the LOC104245829 gene encoding uncharacterized protein isoform X3, which yields MDYILRTLTKKQEVDSIIRDTIDKVLVLRFGRSSDPLSLQLDDILYKSVREVSKFAVVALVDIDSEDVQVYVKYFDITLTPSTIFFFNAHHMKMDSGSADHTKWVGAFQRKQDFIDVVELSNIAGQESRLVESSTPTA from the exons ATGGACTACATATTGAGGACGCTAACAAAGAAGCAAGAAGTGGATTCCATAATTAGAGACACAATCGACAAAGTTCTTGTCCTCCGTTTCGGCCGATCTTCTGATCCTCTTTCTCTCCAGCTTGACGATATC CTGTATAAATCTGTGAGAGAAGTGTCCAAGTTTGCGGTTGTGGCTTTAGTTGATATTGATTCAGAGGACGTTCAAGTTTATGTCAAGTATTTTGATATAACCTTAACACCATCAACCATTTTCTTCTTCAATGCCCATCATATGAAGATGGATTCTGG GAGTGCAGATCACACCAAATGGGTTGGAGCATTTCAGAGAAAACAAGACTTCATTGATGTAGTAGAG TTGTCGAATATAGCTGGGCAAGAATCAAGATTGGTTGAATCTAGCACCCCCACTGCTTAG
- the LOC104245829 gene encoding uncharacterized protein isoform X1, with protein MDYILRTLTKKQEVDSIIRDTIDKVLVLRFGRSSDPLSLQLDDILYKSVREVSKFAVVALVDIDSEDVQVYVKYFDITLTPSTIFFFNAHHMKMDSGSADHTKWVGAFQRKQDFIDVVEVWDNLAIFFLDSWREIFLSGAYYFFLIRSYCHSQILRFLDFFLVLLL; from the exons ATGGACTACATATTGAGGACGCTAACAAAGAAGCAAGAAGTGGATTCCATAATTAGAGACACAATCGACAAAGTTCTTGTCCTCCGTTTCGGCCGATCTTCTGATCCTCTTTCTCTCCAGCTTGACGATATC CTGTATAAATCTGTGAGAGAAGTGTCCAAGTTTGCGGTTGTGGCTTTAGTTGATATTGATTCAGAGGACGTTCAAGTTTATGTCAAGTATTTTGATATAACCTTAACACCATCAACCATTTTCTTCTTCAATGCCCATCATATGAAGATGGATTCTGG GAGTGCAGATCACACCAAATGGGTTGGAGCATTTCAGAGAAAACAAGACTTCATTGATGTAGTAGAGGTATGGGATAATCTTGCAATTTTCTTTCTGGATTCTTGGAGGGAGATCTTTCTTTCTGGAGCATATTATTTTTTCTTGATCCGCTCATATTGTCACTCTCAAATTTTGAGATTCTTGGATTTCTTTCTAGTCCTTTTATTGTAA